The genomic segment AAACAAGAAGTTTTAAAGCAAGTCACAATTCAAGTGGAAACCGGAAAGATTTACGCTTTACTAGGTGCAAATGGAGCAGGAAAGAGCACGCTTCTTAAAATTATCACTGGCTTACTCTCAAGTGATGGCGGGGAAGTAACAATCAAAAACTTATCCGTTCAAAAAAACACCAAAGCAGTACAGCGCTTATTTAGTTACAATGCGCAACAAGCTAGTGTAGACGAGGTGCTCACTGGATATGAAAATTTACTGTTGATTGGAAAACTCCGTCACGAAAAACGGCCAAAAGAAGTCGCACTTTCACTACTAGAACAATTTGGCATATTAGATAGTAAAGACAAGCCTGTCTCTGCCTATTCAGGTGGGATGAAACGCCGCCTTGACTTAGCGATGAGTTTGGTCGGGGATGCAGAAATACTTTTTTTAGATGAACCCACTACTGGTCTTGATCCAAGCAGTCGTTTCGAATTATGGGAAGTTATTCAAAAACTCAAAAACAAGGGAAAAACGATTTTTTTAACGACGCAATATTTAGAAGAAGCAGATAAATTGGCTGACACGATTGGTTTCTTGAAAAATGGTGAAATTATTGCGACAGGAACGCCAAAAGAAATGAAGCGTTTAGCTGGGGAAAACAGTCTGATGCTTACATTCGCTCCAACAGACATCGAAAAAGCAAAAGAAGTACTCAGAGCATTTAATCCAAAACAACTAAGCGATGTAATTTTATCAGTAGAGCTTGTGGAGGAAATAAAAACAACTTTAGACATTTTGAAAGAATTATCTTTGAATCAGCTTGAACCACAAGACTTTGAGACTATTCGTCCAACGCTTGATGACGTATTTATCGCGTTAACGAAAGGGTGAATTAGAATGATGATAAAAGAATATTTTGAGGATATTTTTGCTTTAGCAGGGCGGATTATTAAACATAACATCCGCAGTCTGGACACGATGATTACAGTTGTTGCAATGCCGATTATGTTAATGCTTGGAATGGTTTATATTTTTGGTGGGTCGGTGAAGATCGAAGGCTTGTCACAGCAAGATTATATTGACTATATTGTCCCAGGAATTCTCTTGATGACCATTGCAACAGGATCCGCTTATACAGCACTTCGAATTAATTTAGATAAAACAGCCGGTATGTTTGAACGCTTTAAATCAATGCCAATTGCTAAATCAGCAGTAATAGGTGGACACGTGGTTGCATCCGTTATTTTCATGTTAATCTCTTGTTTAGCTGTTTTGATTGTGGCATGGTTAATTGGTTTTAGAACAGATGCGAATTTTGGTGAATGGAGCTTGATTGTATTATTGCTCGTTTTGTTTGCCTTCATGCTTACTTGGCTTTCTGTACCATTTGGCTTAATGGCTGGGAGCGTTGAAGGAGCAGGAGCATTTTCTTACATTATCTTGATGCTCTTGTTTGTTAGCTCGGCGTTCGTTCCAGTGGCAGGAATGGCAAAGGTTGTCCGAATATTTGCTGAAAACCAGCCAATGACTCCAATTATCCAATCCTTGCGCGATTTGTTTACATCCGCACCACTTTCAAATGATATCTGGTTAGCGCTAGGATGGATGTTTGCTATATTGATTGTTTCTTATATTGGTGGAATGTTTGTTTATAAGAAAATCTAACAAAAAGCTCGTAATCTGAGGATTACGAGCTTTTATCGTTTATTGTCTACGGATTTTTTTGCGCTTCCTTGTGCTAGATAAAACACAAAAAGCTAGTAACAGAAGGTTGAAACCAATGAAAATTAAATGATTATTTGTATCACCCGTTCTAGGGAGAATAATATTGGTTTGTTGGGCACTTTTTTTATTATCAGTGTTATCGCTATTATTGATATTACTGTTTCCGCTACCATTGCCATTGTTGCTATTACTGCTATTACTGCTATTACTGCTGTTCCCATTGTTATCTGGAGGAACTGGCGGAGTAGGCTTACTCGGAGTAATATGAACAATTACTTTAACAGGATTTGCGGCCAATCCATCTTTGTTAATAGCTTGAAGTGTAACAGTATAATCCCCTGGAGTATTAAAATCGACCACAGTTAAAAAGTCACTGGTAATTGACGAGCCATCATTCGTTGTCGCGTGAATATCTGCATAAAATTTTTCTTGGCTGATCACACTATTTATTGGATAAGTAATTTCTTTATCTGCTGTAATAATAGGTTTTGCAGTGGCTTTTTTTACATGAACAATAACTGTCACTGGATCTGCTGTTATCCCATCTGCATTTATAGAATTTAATGTCACTGTGTAATCTCCTGCAGTACTAAAATCGACCACAGTTGTAAAATCGCTGGTAATTGGCGAGCCATCGCTGGTTTTTGCATGAATCGCTGACAGAAACTCTGCTTCGGTTACTTCCGAAAATAAAGGATACGTAATGCTTGTATCAGCAGTTATTATAGGAGCAGGAGTTTGTTCCACATGGACAGTGACAGAAACAGGAACGGCAGGAACTCCATCTTCATTAATTGCTTGAAGAGTCACTGTATAATCTCCCGGAGTTGACAAGTCTACTACCGTGAAAAAGTCGCTTGTAACCGGCGAACCGTCATTAGTTGTGGCATGGATATCGCTTAAAAATTTGCTTGAACTAACTGTGCTATTTTTCATATAACTAATTTCACTGTCTGCTGTAATTATTGGAGCGGGCGCTTTTTCGACATGAACAATGACTGTCACTGGATCTGCAGTAACCCCATCCTCATTGACTGAATTCAATGTCACCGTGTAATTTCCCGCCGTACTAAAATCAACAGCCGTCAAAAAGTCACTTGTAACCGGTGAGCCGTCATTAGTTGTAGCATGAATATCACTTAAAAATTCGCTTGAACTAACTGTGCTATTTTTCATATAACTAATTTCACTGTCTGCTGTAATTATTGGAGCGGGCGCTTTTTCGACATGAACAATGACTGTCACTGGATCTGCAGTAACCCCATCCTCATTGACTGAATTTAATGTTACCGTGTAATTTCCCGCCGTACTAAAATCAACAGCCGTCAAAAAGTCACTTGTAACCGGTGAGCCATCATTCGTAGTTGCGTGAACATCTATCAGAAAGGCTGCCTCAGTTATCGTAGAGAATTTCGGATATGTGATACTTTCATCCGCAGTTATTACTGGTGGTAACGAAATTTTAAATGGTTGCGTTACTTTCCCTGAAAAAGTACCAGAAACAGCTGGATAATTAACTGGTTCACTAAAGTTATACGATACGCTTGTTAAGTCTTTAATATTATTGTATTCCCAAATCACATTTCCGTTTTCATATACACCACTATTTGAGATAGCAGTCGGTGGAGAAATCACACCATCATTACTAATTTTGTTTTCCACTGACAAACGATCCGAAACAATTTTATTTGGTAAAGAGATGGTTTGGTTAGTTCCAGTCAAGCTTTGAAGTACAGGCGCTTCCGTTTCTAAACTAGTTGGTAAAACGCCAATGCTATTATTACTTACATCTAAGCTATTCAGTACAGGGAGATCTGATAATTGATCAAGCTCTGTTAATTTATTGTTATAGAGAGTTAATGTTTTTAGATTATCCATGTTCTCTACCAGCACATTAGTAAGTTGATTGTTGCTTAAATTAACATTAGAAATTTGAGGAAGCCCCGTAATTTTTGCTTTACTGAGATAGTCCGAGTAATTACTGAAATTAACAGAACCAGCATAAGGCGCATTAGTTAAAGCAGGCAAATTAGAAAGTGTTAACTCTTCTAGTTGAGTGGTTTGACCACCAGAAACATCTATAGATAGGAGTTTTAATTTTGGTTGATCTTCGAGACTTATTTTGGTCATAGTTGGATTGTCATTTAAATGTAGACTAGCTAAGTTAGGGAACTCGGCAGCGTTTTCAGCGTCTAAAATAAAGCTATTCCATTGATTGTCTATTACATCTAAGTCATTCAAAAGTGGAAGGTTTTGTAATTTCATTTGAGCCATGTCAGTTAACTTGTTGTCAGATAAATTTAATTTAGTTAATTTAGCTAGGTCTTCAATCGTTACATCATTAATTTGGGTGTCATTTAAAGTAACACTAGAAATTTGAGGAAGCCCTGTTAGTTTAACTTTACTAAGATAGTCCGAGTAATTACTGAAATTAACAGAACCAGCATAAGGCGCATTAGTTAAAGCAGGCAAATTAGAAAGTGTTAACTCTTCTAGTTGAGTGGTTTGACCACCAGAAACATCTATAGATAGGAGTTTTAATTTTGGTTGATCTTCGAGACTTATTTTGGTCATAGTTGGATTGTCATTTAAATGTAGACTAGCTAAGTTAGGGAACTCGACAGCGTTTTCAGCGTCTAAAATAAAGCTATTCCATTGATTGTCTATTACATCTAAGTCATTCAAAAGTGGAAGGTTTTGTAATTTCATTTGAGCCATGTCAGTTAACTTGTTGTCAGATAAATTTAATTTAGTTAATTTAGCTAGGTCTTCAATCGTTACATCATTAATTTGGGTGTCATTTAAAGTAACACTAGAAATTTGAGGAAGCCCTGTTAGTTTAACTTTACTAAGATAGTCCGAGTAATTACTGAAATTAACAAAACCAGCATAAGGTGCACTAGTTAAAGCTGGTAAATTAGAAAGAGTTAACTCTGCTAGTTGAGCGGTTTGACCAGTATTAACAGATATAGAGACAGTTTTTAATTTTGGCTGGTCTTCTAGACTTATATTTGTCATAGTTGGATTGCCATTTAAATGTAGACTAGCTAAGTTAGGGAACTCGGTTGCGTTTTCTGCGTCTAAAATAAAGCTATTCCATTGATTGTCTGCTACATCTAAGTCATTCAGTAGTGGAAGATCTTGTAATTTCATTTGAGCCATATCTGTTAACTTGTTGTCAGATAAATTTAATTTAGTTAATTTAGCTAGGTCTTCAATCGTCACATCATTAATTTGGGTGTCATTTAAAGTAACACTAGAAATTTGAGGAAGCCCCGTTAGTTTAACTTTACTAAGATAGTCCGAGTAATTACTGAAATTAACAGAACCAGCATAAGGTGCACTAGTTAAAGCAGGCAAGTTAGAAAGTGTCAACTCTGCTAGTTGAGCGGCTTGGTCATTGTCAACCGATATGGAGATTGATGTTAATTTTGCTTGATCTTCAATGCTTAATTTTTTTATCGTTGGATTATTTAATACAGAAAGAGCAGTTAGATTAGGAATATTTTGTGCACTTGTGATGGATATTTCCTCAAGTAAATTAGCGGATACGTCAAGTGTAGTTAAGGCAGTGAGATTAGTAATTGGCGCAATACTTGTTAGGTTGTTTTTACTTAAATTAATAGACTTAAGCTTAGTCAATTGTTGGATTCCAGTTACATCCGTAATATTTTTAGAAGGAGCATTTAAACTAGTTAGCGAATCAAGTTGTGCTTGAGTGACTGTTTGAGAGGTGTCATTACTGCCGGTTATTTCTAAGGCAATAACTTCTGCGAAAGCTTCATCTGGAAATATATCCAGGTAGGTATCGTCTGCCTCAACTGCCACTTCCTTAGCTTTAGTACTACCGCTATTAGAATCAGAGCGCTCTACATTTAGTCTGTCAGTTTCCGTCGTTTCTTTACTTATAGGTTGTGAGGCAGACACATCAGATGTTTCTTCTGAACTATGATTGACAGCATTTTTTTTCATGGCATTGGCTGTAGCCTGCACATTTGCTGGAATAGGAATAATCGCAGTGAAAATGAGACAAGCTATCACGACAGACGAATAGAATTTTTTCAAAAGTAATAACTCCTATCATGATAAATTTTTATATGAAAATTAATGTAGTCTCAGAATTTTGGTTCTATATAGTATTACTTTCCCGAAAACAACCAAAACAAACGGGTTTGTAAGATATCAGTTAATTAGTTCCAATGATTAATCCTGACGACAATTTTTAAACTTTGAATTTTATTATAGCAGAGTATCAATAGGCAGAAGTCTATATAAAGTACTGAAAGAGCAGGGTTTGTTCATATGTTTGTCAAACTACCCTTATATTTATCAAAATGGGTAATCATATTACACAAATTATCATTAAAAAGGCTAAATTAGGTAGCTCCAAACTACAAAAAAAGCTCGCAACCAAAAGATTGCGAGCTTTGCCTTATTTTCGTTTCCGAACAACCGCAATAAATTCATCTAAAGTTTCCCGAGCTTTTATTTGCTCATTACATACATCGCTATCATAACAAATATAATTTCCATTTGTCGTATAGATTCCATCGCCCGAAGATTTTGTTTTTGCCATGAAAAGCGAGACTTTCGAGTGGGAATGACAAATAGAGCAGACGCCTTTTTGGATATCAGCAGAAATAGTTCCTTCTACACCAACTAAGTTTCCGTCGTCATAAGTAATGATATATTTCCGTTGTTGAGCAATATCATTCCAACCATAAAACGTGTAATCGCGCAAATTGAGTTTTGACCAAGCAGGGATTTTTAATTTCTTCGTTTTTGCAAATACCTTTTTAAGTTTCGCGTCACTAGGTGATACAAAAGGAATAACAAATGCTTTCAATTCTTCGAGAAATGGCTCAGCTTCTTTCGTAGTAGTAATCGCATGCATTTGGATAAATAAATCCTGATGTGCTTCTAATTCAGCTTGCGAAAAAATTTGATTGATTTTCTCCTCCGTTAATGACTTCAAAGCCTTAAGCGTCGAAGTATCATTTGCGGATCGGTATGCGCGGGAAATATTGTTTAATTGGTTTTTAATAAAATTATATTGGTAAGGTTCTATAAACTCTTTCATTAGTAAATCTCCTTTAATAGTTTAATTTTGGTTAAACTAGCTTCGGATTGAAGAGTTTATGTTTTTCACTCTTACTTTCTAGGCAATCCAAAAGCCATTGTTAGAAAGTACAGAGCAGTGCAATTTTAAATGCATCTGTTTGATCACCACCTTGCCTTCATTATAAGCACTTCCGAATTCTTCGTCAATGCTAGGTCATGAATATTCTTCACAAAATAGGGTAAACGAAAACTATTACACAAAAAAAGTCCTATGGGAGGAGAAATAGCAATGTCAAAAGTAAAAGCAAGTGAAACACTCGTACAAACATTAAAAAATTGGGGGATCGATCACGTATACGGTTTACCAGGAGATTCGATTGATACGGTGGTGGATGCATTAAGAAAAGATCAAGAAGAAATCGAGTTTATCCATGTACGCCACGAGGAAGTAGCAACTTTAGCCGCAGCCGCTTATTCCAAACTAACAGGGAAAATTGGTGTCGCCTTATCCATCGGTGGTCCTGGTGCAATTCACATGTTAAATGGTATGTATGATGCCAAAATGGACCATGTACCAATGCTCGTTCTTGCTGGTCAAGTAACGACAGATATGCTAAATACAGGTTTTTTCCAAGAAGTGAATTTGCCAGCGATTTTTGAAGATGTAGCGGTTTATAATAAACAAATTGATAATCCAGAAACACTCGCCGAGATAGTAGACGAGGCAATTCGGACCGCCTATAAAGAAAAAGGTGTTGCCGTTCTTACAATTCCAAACGATATTCCCGCACAAGAAATTAAAGCAAGCTTAGAATCAAGACCAGTGAAATTTGAGCAAGAAAATCCAAAATTGCCAGAAACAAATATTCAAGAAGCCGTGAAATTAATCGACAAAGCGAAAAAACCAGTTATTTTAGCCGGACTAGGAACAAAACATGCTGGAGGAGAACTACTTGCCTTCGCGGAAAAAGCCAAAATCCCAATTATTCACTCCTTACCTGCGAAAACAATCATTCCTGATGACCACCCAAACGCACTCGGCAATCTCGGGAAAATTGGAACTAAACCAGCCTATGAAGCGATGCAAGAAACCGATTTGCTATTAATGTTCGGAAATGATTACCCATACACCAATTACTTACCGAAAAAAGCAGATTGTATCCAAATTGATATTGATCCAGCTAAAATCAGCAAACGCTATCCTGCGACAGTTGGACTAGTTGGTGATGCCGCAGAAATTCTCACAAGTTTAACTACCAAAATCACTCCAGTAGAAGAACGCAAATTCCTCCAAGCCTGCCAAGAAAACATGCAAGAATGGTGGAAATGGCTAGAAGAAGATACAAGTAAAACAACTGATCCAATCGCGCCAGAAGTTGTGATGGCAAACATTCAGAAAATCGCCGAAAAAGACGCTATTTTCTCCATTGATGTCGGGACAGCTACTGTTTGGAGTACACGTTATTTACATTTAACCCCACAAAATGATTTCCTTGTTTCCGCTTGGCTAGGCACAATGGGTTGCGGTTTACCTGGAGCAATCGCTGCGAAAAAAGCTTTCCCAGACCGCCAAGCTATTGCCATCGTAGGGGACGGAGGTTTTTCGATGGTAATGCAAGACTTCGTAACCGCAGTCGGACAAAAAATGCCAATGATTGTCGTAGTTTTAAATAACCAAGAGCTTTCTTTCATTAAATACGAACAACAATCAGCCGGAGAATTAAATTATGCAATTGACTTACCAGATATCAATTACGCAAAATTTGCAGAAAGCTGTGGCGGCATCGGTTTCCGAGTAGAAAAAATGGCCGACCTAGAAAATGCTTTTGAAAGCGCAAAACTCGCAACTAAACCAGTAATCATAGATGTTTCCGTAGACAGTTCAGCCGCACCACTACCAGGAAAAATTATCATGGACGAAGCACTTGGCTACACAAAATTTGAAATCGGATCAATTATAGAAGATCACCGTTTTGCTAAAATGCCACCACTAAAAACAATTTTACGTAGATTTTTATAAAAAATTAATAAAAAAATAACTTTATCACCCATTTCAAGCCGATATCCTCTAACTTCCATTTATATTTTTTATTAAAACTAATTATTTTACAATAAAATATGGAGTTTTTTTAAAAAATATGAGATAATAAAGTGGAATTAGAGAATAGGAGTGTGGAATGGGTGAATTTAATTAAAAATCGTAAATTAAAAACAAAATTAAGCATCAATATTGTTATAACTACCATTATGTTAATTGGACTTGGGGCGACTAGCTTTCTTGGGTTTCGTCATGTAGCAGACCTTTCAGATAATATGGTCGATAATAACGTGGCGCCGATGAGAGAAATTGCAACAATCCAAACAA from the Listeria seeligeri serovar 1/2b str. SLCC3954 genome contains:
- a CDS encoding ABC transporter ATP-binding protein, coding for MAIIDIQQVKKNFKKQEVLKQVTIQVETGKIYALLGANGAGKSTLLKIITGLLSSDGGEVTIKNLSVQKNTKAVQRLFSYNAQQASVDEVLTGYENLLLIGKLRHEKRPKEVALSLLEQFGILDSKDKPVSAYSGGMKRRLDLAMSLVGDAEILFLDEPTTGLDPSSRFELWEVIQKLKNKGKTIFLTTQYLEEADKLADTIGFLKNGEIIATGTPKEMKRLAGENSLMLTFAPTDIEKAKEVLRAFNPKQLSDVILSVELVEEIKTTLDILKELSLNQLEPQDFETIRPTLDDVFIALTKG
- a CDS encoding LapB repeat-containing protein; translation: MKKFYSSVVIACLIFTAIIPIPANVQATANAMKKNAVNHSSEETSDVSASQPISKETTETDRLNVERSDSNSGSTKAKEVAVEADDTYLDIFPDEAFAEVIALEITGSNDTSQTVTQAQLDSLTSLNAPSKNITDVTGIQQLTKLKSINLSKNNLTSIAPITNLTALTTLDVSANLLEEISITSAQNIPNLTALSVLNNPTIKKLSIEDQAKLTSISISVDNDQAAQLAELTLSNLPALTSAPYAGSVNFSNYSDYLSKVKLTGLPQISSVTLNDTQINDVTIEDLAKLTKLNLSDNKLTDMAQMKLQDLPLLNDLDVADNQWNSFILDAENATEFPNLASLHLNGNPTMTNISLEDQPKLKTVSISVNTGQTAQLAELTLSNLPALTSAPYAGFVNFSNYSDYLSKVKLTGLPQISSVTLNDTQINDVTIEDLAKLTKLNLSDNKLTDMAQMKLQNLPLLNDLDVIDNQWNSFILDAENAVEFPNLASLHLNDNPTMTKISLEDQPKLKLLSIDVSGGQTTQLEELTLSNLPALTNAPYAGSVNFSNYSDYLSKVKLTGLPQISSVTLNDTQINDVTIEDLAKLTKLNLSDNKLTDMAQMKLQNLPLLNDLDVIDNQWNSFILDAENAAEFPNLASLHLNDNPTMTKISLEDQPKLKLLSIDVSGGQTTQLEELTLSNLPALTNAPYAGSVNFSNYSDYLSKAKITGLPQISNVNLSNNQLTNVLVENMDNLKTLTLYNNKLTELDQLSDLPVLNSLDVSNNSIGVLPTSLETEAPVLQSLTGTNQTISLPNKIVSDRLSVENKISNDGVISPPTAISNSGVYENGNVIWEYNNIKDLTSVSYNFSEPVNYPAVSGTFSGKVTQPFKISLPPVITADESITYPKFSTITEAAFLIDVHATTNDGSPVTSDFLTAVDFSTAGNYTVTLNSVNEDGVTADPVTVIVHVEKAPAPIITADSEISYMKNSTVSSSEFLSDIHATTNDGSPVTSDFLTAVDFSTAGNYTVTLNSVNEDGVTADPVTVIVHVEKAPAPIITADSEISYMKNSTVSSSKFLSDIHATTNDGSPVTSDFFTVVDLSTPGDYTVTLQAINEDGVPAVPVSVTVHVEQTPAPIITADTSITYPLFSEVTEAEFLSAIHAKTSDGSPITSDFTTVVDFSTAGDYTVTLNSINADGITADPVTVIVHVKKATAKPIITADKEITYPINSVISQEKFYADIHATTNDGSSITSDFLTVVDFNTPGDYTVTLQAINKDGLAANPVKVIVHITPSKPTPPVPPDNNGNSSNSSNSSNSNNGNGSGNSNINNSDNTDNKKSAQQTNIILPRTGDTNNHLIFIGFNLLLLAFCVLSSTRKRKKIRRQ
- a CDS encoding ABC transporter permease, yielding MMIKEYFEDIFALAGRIIKHNIRSLDTMITVVAMPIMLMLGMVYIFGGSVKIEGLSQQDYIDYIVPGILLMTIATGSAYTALRINLDKTAGMFERFKSMPIAKSAVIGGHVVASVIFMLISCLAVLIVAWLIGFRTDANFGEWSLIVLLLVLFAFMLTWLSVPFGLMAGSVEGAGAFSYIILMLLFVSSAFVPVAGMAKVVRIFAENQPMTPIIQSLRDLFTSAPLSNDIWLALGWMFAILIVSYIGGMFVYKKI
- a CDS encoding pyruvate oxidase, with translation MSKVKASETLVQTLKNWGIDHVYGLPGDSIDTVVDALRKDQEEIEFIHVRHEEVATLAAAAYSKLTGKIGVALSIGGPGAIHMLNGMYDAKMDHVPMLVLAGQVTTDMLNTGFFQEVNLPAIFEDVAVYNKQIDNPETLAEIVDEAIRTAYKEKGVAVLTIPNDIPAQEIKASLESRPVKFEQENPKLPETNIQEAVKLIDKAKKPVILAGLGTKHAGGELLAFAEKAKIPIIHSLPAKTIIPDDHPNALGNLGKIGTKPAYEAMQETDLLLMFGNDYPYTNYLPKKADCIQIDIDPAKISKRYPATVGLVGDAAEILTSLTTKITPVEERKFLQACQENMQEWWKWLEEDTSKTTDPIAPEVVMANIQKIAEKDAIFSIDVGTATVWSTRYLHLTPQNDFLVSAWLGTMGCGLPGAIAAKKAFPDRQAIAIVGDGGFSMVMQDFVTAVGQKMPMIVVVLNNQELSFIKYEQQSAGELNYAIDLPDINYAKFAESCGGIGFRVEKMADLENAFESAKLATKPVIIDVSVDSSAAPLPGKIIMDEALGYTKFEIGSIIEDHRFAKMPPLKTILRRFL
- a CDS encoding FusB/FusC family EF-G-binding protein, encoding MKEFIEPYQYNFIKNQLNNISRAYRSANDTSTLKALKSLTEEKINQIFSQAELEAHQDLFIQMHAITTTKEAEPFLEELKAFVIPFVSPSDAKLKKVFAKTKKLKIPAWSKLNLRDYTFYGWNDIAQQRKYIITYDDGNLVGVEGTISADIQKGVCSICHSHSKVSLFMAKTKSSGDGIYTTNGNYICYDSDVCNEQIKARETLDEFIAVVRKRK